The Fusobacterium perfoetens genome window below encodes:
- a CDS encoding dicarboxylate/amino acid:cation symporter, with translation MVKSKNTLAVKMTIALVAGIAAGFLCILLRENVGAQSETWKMINKFLFQDISAKGAEKAVGIFYIIGQLFINSLQLIIIPMVFTSITLAMCHISDSKKLGRISYKTLGFFFVSSVIALTLAGLVGMAVKASGAFSIDIKSSVNVVSGKSGSNPLMVLVGIVPNNIFSAFSNNGGVLATVFLAVSTGLCINYLEGKVKYLKPVLQEINDIVITFLTFVINKFGPIAIFVLLTRTFASYGIEHLKPALVYMGVTTVTLLVFLVFGYSFLIIASTRLDPFPFIRKAAKVALFGFSTSSSAATLPLNKKTTVEELGVHDDIASFVLPLGMTTNMNGTAIMQVIAAVFVATTAGYEIGLANIFIIGVLALVASVGTPAAPGAGAIVLFTILSGLGYTNDAAILAYSLILAINRPIEMLVTSLNVIGDSAASIYVAKTENMFDHEVYHK, from the coding sequence ATGGTAAAAAGTAAAAACACACTTGCGGTAAAAATGACAATCGCACTTGTGGCAGGTATCGCAGCAGGATTTTTATGTATTCTTTTAAGAGAAAATGTGGGAGCTCAGAGTGAAACTTGGAAAATGATAAATAAATTTTTATTCCAAGATATTTCAGCTAAAGGTGCTGAAAAAGCAGTTGGTATTTTTTATATAATCGGTCAGCTTTTCATAAATTCACTTCAGCTTATAATAATTCCAATGGTATTTACATCAATTACACTTGCAATGTGTCATATAAGTGACTCTAAAAAATTAGGTCGTATTTCTTATAAAACTTTAGGATTTTTCTTTGTTTCATCAGTAATTGCTCTTACTCTTGCAGGACTTGTAGGAATGGCTGTAAAAGCTTCAGGAGCATTCAGTATAGATATTAAATCTTCTGTAAATGTTGTTTCAGGGAAATCAGGAAGCAATCCTTTAATGGTTTTAGTTGGAATTGTTCCAAATAATATCTTCTCAGCATTTTCAAATAATGGTGGAGTTCTTGCAACAGTATTTTTAGCAGTATCAACAGGACTTTGCATAAATTATCTTGAAGGAAAAGTAAAATATCTTAAACCTGTTTTACAGGAAATAAATGATATTGTTATTACTTTTTTAACATTTGTAATTAATAAATTTGGACCTATAGCAATATTTGTTCTTCTTACAAGAACTTTTGCTTCTTATGGAATAGAACATTTAAAACCAGCTCTTGTATATATGGGTGTAACAACAGTGACACTTCTTGTATTCTTAGTGTTTGGATATTCATTCTTAATTATAGCATCTACTCGTTTAGATCCATTTCCTTTTATAAGAAAGGCAGCTAAAGTAGCTCTTTTTGGATTCTCAACTTCATCAAGTGCTGCAACTCTTCCTTTAAACAAAAAAACAACAGTGGAAGAGCTTGGAGTTCACGATGATATAGCATCTTTTGTTCTTCCTCTTGGAATGACAACAAATATGAACGGAACAGCAATAATGCAAGTAATAGCAGCAGTTTTCGTAGCAACAACAGCAGGATATGAAATAGGACTTGCAAATATTTTCATAATAGGAGTTCTTGCACTTGTAGCATCAGTAGGAACACCAGCAGCACCTGGAGCAGGAGCTATTGTATTATTTACTATTCTTTCTGGTTTAGGATATACAAATGATGCAGCAATTCTTGCATACTCTTTAATTCTTGCAATAAACAGACCTATTGAAATGCTTGTAACATCTCTTAATGTAATAGGAGACAGTGCAGCAAGTATTTATGTTGCAAAAACAGAAAATATGTTTGACCACGAAGTATATCATAAATAA
- a CDS encoding alanine/glycine:cation symporter family protein: MNFFSSIVDFVNGIIWGKNIIVVMLVGTGIFFTLSMKFMQIRLLKDMAGLLIRNTKDSESGISSFQAFCVSTATRVGAGNLVGVVAALSVGGAGSVFWMWIVAIFGAATAFVEATLALLFREKDKRGDYVGGAAYYIQKGLNKRWLGVIFVVFAMICWGGVLQVISNSVTESFHVAFGIDAKIMSGILAVLAAGVIFGRKDKIVRVLEKMVPFMAFAYLILVAFILVKNITLIPDVFKRIFEEAFGIRQAIGGSFGAVVMEGVKRGLFSNEAGTGSAPSAAAAAEVDHPAKQGLIQALGVYVDTLIICTATAFVVLVTNEKITAGLGGMTLLQEAFRYHVGNWGVIFIAFVLFLFAFSTALGITYYAKPNLIFIADKDWLQTAFKIFACCMLFYGGMKQAFLVWALADLGLGLMAIVNISAIIPLRKYAFDSLKDYEKKLKEDKK, from the coding sequence ATGAATTTTTTCAGCAGTATTGTAGATTTTGTAAATGGAATTATATGGGGTAAAAATATAATAGTAGTCATGCTTGTAGGGACAGGAATATTCTTTACCTTAAGTATGAAATTTATGCAGATAAGACTTTTAAAAGATATGGCAGGATTACTTATAAGAAATACAAAGGACAGTGAAAGTGGTATAAGTTCTTTTCAGGCTTTTTGTGTTTCAACAGCTACGAGAGTGGGAGCAGGAAATTTAGTTGGAGTTGTTGCAGCTTTGTCTGTAGGGGGAGCAGGTTCTGTTTTTTGGATGTGGATAGTTGCAATTTTTGGGGCAGCTACAGCATTTGTTGAGGCTACCCTTGCACTTCTTTTTAGAGAAAAAGATAAAAGAGGGGACTATGTAGGAGGAGCAGCATATTATATTCAAAAAGGTCTTAATAAAAGATGGTTGGGTGTAATATTTGTAGTATTTGCAATGATATGTTGGGGAGGAGTTCTTCAGGTTATATCAAATTCTGTGACAGAATCTTTTCATGTGGCATTTGGAATAGATGCTAAAATTATGTCAGGAATACTTGCAGTTCTTGCTGCTGGAGTAATTTTTGGAAGAAAAGATAAAATAGTGAGAGTTCTTGAAAAGATGGTACCTTTCATGGCATTTGCATATCTTATACTTGTAGCTTTTATATTAGTTAAAAATATAACATTGATCCCTGATGTTTTTAAAAGAATTTTTGAAGAAGCATTTGGAATAAGACAAGCTATAGGAGGAAGTTTTGGTGCTGTTGTAATGGAAGGAGTTAAGAGAGGGCTTTTTTCAAATGAGGCTGGAACTGGTTCTGCTCCAAGTGCAGCTGCAGCTGCAGAGGTTGATCATCCTGCAAAACAAGGGCTTATTCAGGCATTGGGAGTTTATGTGGACACTTTAATAATATGTACAGCAACAGCTTTTGTGGTTCTTGTAACAAATGAAAAAATTACAGCAGGTCTTGGAGGAATGACACTTTTACAGGAAGCATTCAGATATCATGTAGGTAACTGGGGAGTAATTTTTATTGCTTTTGTGCTTTTTTTATTTGCCTTCAGTACAGCTCTTGGCATTACTTATTATGCAAAACCAAATCTTATTTTTATAGCTGATAAAGATTGGCTTCAGACAGCTTTTAAAATTTTTGCATGTTGTATGCTTTTTTATGGAGGAATGAAACAGGCATTTTTAGTATGGGCACTTGCAGATTTAGGATTAGGTCTTATGGCAATAGTGAATATATCTGCTATAATTCCTTTAAGAAAATATGCTTTTGATTCACTTAAAGACTATGAAAAAAAATTAAAAGAAGACAAAAAATAA